From a single Arachis hypogaea cultivar Tifrunner chromosome 3, arahy.Tifrunner.gnm2.J5K5, whole genome shotgun sequence genomic region:
- the LOC112789332 gene encoding prohibitin-1, mitochondrial, producing MNNMKVPNVPGGGLSALLKVSIFGGLAVYGAANSLYNVEGGHRAIVFNRIVGVKDKVYPEGTHFMIPWFERPVIYDVRARPHLVESTSGSRDLQMVRIGLRVLTRPLPSHLPTIYRTLGENYNERVLPSIIHETLKAVVAQYNASQLITQRENVSREIRKILTERASHFNIALDDVSITSLTFGKEFTAAIEAKQVAAQEAERAKFVVEKAEQDKRSAVIRAQGEAKSAQLIGQAIANNPAFITLRKIEAAREIAHTISNSANKVYLNSDDLLLNLQEMNLEPAGKR from the exons ATGAATAACATGAAGGTTCCAAATGTTCCTGGTGGAGGGCTTTCTGCTCTGCTCAAAGTTAGTATCTTTGGTGGTCTTGCTGTGTATGGAGCTGCAAACAGCTTGTACAATGTTGAGGGAGGGCACCGAGCTATCGTCTTCAATCGCATTGTTGGTGTCAAAGATAAG GTCTATCCTGAAGGAACACATTTTATGATTCCTTGGTTCGAGAGGCCTGTGATCTATGATGTCCGTGCACGACCTCATTTAGTGGAGAGTACATCCGGAAGCCGTGATCTCCAAATG GTGAGAATTGGACTTAGGGTCCTTACCCGTCCTCTACCAAGTCATTTACCAACAATTTACCGAACCCTGGGTGAGAATTATAACGAGAGGGTCTTGCCTTCTATTATACAtgaaactctgaaagctgtgGTTGCACAGTACAATGCCAGTCAGCTCATTACTCAGAGAGAG AATGTCAGTAgagaaataaggaagatcttgacTGAAAGGGCCTCCCATTTCAATATTGCATTGGATGATGTGTCAATCACAAGCTTGACATTTGGTAAGGAATTTACAGCCGCAATTGAAGCCAAGCAGGTTGCTGCTCAAGAAGCTGAGAGGGCTAAGTTTGTGGTAGAAAAAGCTGAACAGGACAAAAGAAGTGCTGTTATTAGAGCACAG GGAGAAGCCAAGAGTGCACAATTGATTGGTCAAGCTATTGCCAATAATCCTGCATTTATCACCTTGAGGAAAATTGAAGCTGCAAGGGAAATCGCTCATACAATTTCAAACTCTGCTAACAAGGTTTACTTGAATTCAGATGACCTCTTGCTGAATCTTCAAGAGATGAATTTGGAGCCAGCGGGGAAGAGATAG